The following are from one region of the Ruficoccus sp. ZRK36 genome:
- a CDS encoding LacI family DNA-binding transcriptional regulator — protein sequence MPASVTIKDIAKEAGVHFSTVSLALRNDPRLSDGTRIRIQKLADEMGYVPNAAMKALCAYRESNRPHPIRSGLAFLTDTEQKTEFRQTIYNEARKQAANLGYNLHLYTADEAKYNLDRLRSIWWNSGLKGVLIGPFDQAGSILDDKWDDWICVAFGYSVEKPDFNRTMQDHFTNMTEHLAILRSRGYKRIGLHLDNTTNRRTHGLLHGAYMLDQAQTQSERIPLLSDEVTEPGQLVEWINRYKLDLVIAGSDEYYLMEKTGLRMPEDIGFSLLSWKQYEPDNPSHCAGFDMKAEVLASSAISFLVSQIHENAYGLSALPKTLMVTGEFHDGDTIRPAH from the coding sequence ATGCCCGCCAGCGTCACGATCAAGGACATTGCGAAAGAAGCCGGGGTTCATTTCTCGACCGTCTCACTTGCGCTGCGTAACGACCCGCGTCTCTCCGATGGTACGCGGATCAGGATTCAGAAGCTGGCGGATGAGATGGGCTATGTGCCCAACGCCGCCATGAAGGCCCTGTGTGCCTATCGCGAGTCAAACCGCCCCCACCCGATCCGCAGCGGACTGGCGTTTTTGACGGATACCGAGCAGAAGACGGAGTTTCGTCAGACCATCTACAACGAAGCTCGCAAGCAGGCCGCCAACCTCGGCTACAACCTCCACCTGTACACCGCCGATGAGGCAAAGTACAATCTGGACCGCCTGCGCTCGATCTGGTGGAACAGCGGCCTCAAGGGCGTGCTGATCGGCCCCTTTGATCAGGCGGGTAGCATCCTCGATGACAAGTGGGATGACTGGATTTGCGTGGCCTTTGGCTACTCGGTCGAGAAGCCCGATTTTAACCGCACGATGCAGGATCATTTTACCAACATGACCGAGCATCTCGCCATCCTGCGCAGCCGGGGCTACAAGCGGATCGGGCTGCATCTGGACAACACCACCAACCGGCGCACACACGGTCTGCTGCACGGTGCCTATATGCTCGATCAGGCCCAGACCCAGAGCGAGCGCATCCCCCTCCTCAGCGACGAGGTGACTGAGCCCGGTCAACTCGTCGAGTGGATCAACCGGTACAAGCTCGACCTCGTGATAGCCGGGTCCGACGAATACTACCTCATGGAAAAGACCGGCCTGCGCATGCCCGAGGACATCGGATTTTCCCTGCTCTCGTGGAAGCAGTATGAGCCAGACAATCCCAGCCATTGCGCAGGTTTCGACATGAAAGCCGAGGTGCTCGCCTCCAGCGCGATTTCATTTCTGGTCTCCCAAATCCACGAGAATGCCTACGGGCTCTCTGCCCTGCCTAAAACCCTCATGGTCACGGGCGAATTCCACGACGGCGACACCATCCGGCCCGCGCATTAA